The proteins below come from a single Falco rusticolus isolate bFalRus1 chromosome 8, bFalRus1.pri, whole genome shotgun sequence genomic window:
- the KIF20A gene encoding kinesin-like protein KIF20A isoform X1 yields MEQSAASPRLFSDDDGVAASPVLESTATGFATDVHRNLLSEFSAISPNLEGSQQAVTEDSNEKLKVYLRVRPLKPIEVEKREDQGCVCIENSETLFLKAPKDSFNMRSTERGIGQAMHRFSFTKIFGPDVGQKLFFDATMKQIIKDVLNGQNWLVYTYGITNSGKTHTIQGTNKDGGILPRSLAVIFNSVGDQLYQAMDVKPSLSNEVILLNSTQVRQEENKKQTVLRGGLREVSVWLLGGLTGKGWCHTTYVLMFSVSFQEELLMSQKRRPTTESRLQATTGCSFDSGVAGLSSSSQLANHSDTSQQEEPGPRWADSDCVSLTDAGDVQFSIWVSFFEIYNELIYDLLEPALPSRTRKRQTLRLCEDQTGSPYVKDLNWINVQDADEAWKLLKLGRKNQSFASTHMNHNSSRSHSVFSIRILHLQRGGTGIVKISELSLCDLAGSERCKDLKSGDRMKEANNINTSLHTLGRCIAALRQNQQSKMKHTVVPFRDSKLTRVFQGFFTGRGHSCMIVNINQCASTYDETLHVAKFSAIASQLVQTPPTKLGIPSIQSIMKEHKRRTSQGSEATAAAAEVVSEGGSDDEADASMYDKEHLLHVAEAVRLLLVQERYEKLQLEARLREEICDEMLERMQKKEQWWSEHMDTQIELLEELYEDKLSTLKESLSDYYQEKIQERDETIEELQAALQEAKQKLESLNTKQKNSGQGLRRSKRVATSCALQQELEDTKARHEQCQMELNAVRAELCKYQKLMQPPPSARPITVDVDRKLEDGQKNIRLLRSELQKLGVCLQSAGRACCHTTSAGKLREALCMCDDILAKQDQTLAELHNNMMLVKLDLRKKTTCIAEQYHTVQKLQAPTPSSIKKRFCTNRENLQPPTKKPFLYNLMSRSATSPVAGRGWQLRSVAQ; encoded by the exons ATGGAGCAATCAGCTGCCTCCCCTCGGCTGTTCTCTGATGATGACGGTGTTGCAGCCTCCCCTGTTCTTGAATCTACAGCGACAGGGTTTGCGACTGATGTGCACAGGAACCTGCTGTCGGAGTTCTCTGCCATCTCGCCAAATCTGGAGGGTTCCCAGCAG GCTGTAACAGAAgacagtaatgaaaaattaaaggtcTATCTGAGAGTTCGACCTCTGAAACCTATAGAggtggaaaaaagagaagaccaG GGCTGTGTCTGCATTGAGAATTCGGAGACACTTTTTCTAAAAGCCCCTAAAGACTCCTTCAACATGCGGAGCACAGAACGTGGAATAGGACAAGCGATGCACAGATTCTCTTTCACCAAG ATCTTTGGACCAGATGTGGGGCAGAAATTGTTCTTTGATGCGACAATGAAGCAGATCATAAAGGATGTCCTGAATGGGCAGAACTGGCTGGTTTACACCTATGGCATCACCAATTCAGGGAAGACTCACACTATTCAGG GCACCAACAAAGATGGGGGGATTCTGCCTCGCTCCTTAGCAGTCATCTTCAACAGTGTGGGGGACCAGCTGTACCAAGCCATGGATGTGAAGCCTTCCCTCTCCAATGAGGTGATCTTGCTGAACAGCACGCAGGTGCGGCAGGAGGAGAACAAGAAGCAGACCGTGCTGCGGGGGGGTCTGCGTGAGGTAAGTGTGTGGCTTCTAGGAGGTTTAACAGGGAAAGGATGGTGTCACACTACATACGTGCTCATGttctctgtttccttccagGAGGAGCTGTTAATGTCACAGAAGAGGCGTCCCACTACTGAATCTCGGCTCCAGGCCACCACTGGTTGCAGTTTTGACAGTGGAGTTGCTGGCCTCTCTTCATCTAGCCAACTCGCCAACCATTCGGACACCAGCCAGCAAGAAG AACCAGGCCCTCGCTGGGCTGACTCGGATTGTGTTTCACTCACCGACGCAGGAGATGTGCAGTTCTCCATCTGGGTCTCCTTTTTTGAGATTTACAATGAGTTAATCTATGACTTGTTAGAACCGGCTTTACCTAGCCGGACCCGCAAGAGGCAGACACTGCGGCTCTGTGAAGACCAGACTGGCAGCCCCTATGTGAAAG ATCTGAACTGGATCAATGTCCAGGATGCTGATGAGGCCTGGAAGCTCCTGAAACTGGGTCGGAAAAACCAGAGTTTTGCTAGCACCCACATGAACCACAACTCCAGTCGCAG TCACAGTGTCTTCTCCATTCGGATTCTACACTTGCAAAGAGGTGGCACTGGAATTGTTAAAATCAGCGA gtTATCCTTGTGTGACCTTGCGGGGTCAGAACGCTGCAAAGACCTGAAAAGCGGGGACCGAATGAAAGAGGCAAACAACATCAATACCTCCCTCCACACGCTGGGTCGCTGCATTGCTGCCCTCCGCCAGAACCAGCAGTCCAA AATGAAGCACACCGTGGTTCCCTTCCGGGACAGCAAGCTAACCCGTGTGTTCCAAGGTTTCTTCACTGGACGTGGGCACTCTTGTATGATTGTTAACATTAATCAGTGTGCATCTACATATGATGAAACGCTCCATGTAGCCAAGTTCTCAGCCATTGCCAGCCAG CTTGTTCAGACACCTCCCACGAAGCTGGGCATTCCATCCATCCAGTCAATCATGAAAGAGCACAAGAGGCGAACCAGCCAGGGTTcagaggcaacagcagcagcagcagaagtggtaTCGGAAGGAGGCAGTGATGATGAAGCAGATGCCTCCATGTATGACAAAGAG CACTTGTTGCATGTAGCAGAAGCTGTACGATTACTGCTGGTGCAAGAGCGGTACGAGAAGCTGCAACTAGAAGCGCGCCTCCGTGAGGAGATCTGCGATGAGATGCTGGAGCGCATGCAAAAAAAGGAGCAATGGTGGAG CGAACATATGGATACTCAGAttgagctgctggaggaacTGTATGAGGATAAACTGAGTACCCTGAAGGAGTCGCTGAGTGACTATTACCAGGAGAAGATCCAG GAACGTGATGAGACGATTGAGGAGCTCCAAGCTGCTCTACaggaggcaaaacaaaaattggAAAGCTTGAATACTAAGCAAAAGAACTCGGGGCAAGGCTTGCGTCGATCAAAGCGAGTGGCTACCTCATGCGCTCTGCAACAGGAGCTGGAAGATACTAAGGCTAGACACGAGCAATGCCAAATGGAGTTAAATGCTGTAAGAGCAG AGTTGTGCAAGTACCAGAAATTAATGCAGCCACCTCCCTCTGCCAGACCCATTACCGTGGATGTAGACAGGAAGCTGGAGGATGGACAGAAG aacaTCAGACTGCTGCGTTCAGAATTACAAAAACTTGGAGTGTGTCTTCAGTCTGCAGGGAGAGCATGCTGCCACACTACAAGTGCAGGGAAACTTCGAGAAGCCCTTTGTATGTGTGATGACATTCTGGCTAAACAG GACCAGACACTGGCAGAACTGCACAACAACATGATGCTGGTAAAACTAGACCTGCGGAAGAAAACAACTTGCATTGCTGAACAGTACCACACTGTGCAGAAGCTCCAGGCTCCTACACCATCTAGCATAAAGAAACGTTTCTGTACCAACAGGGAAAACCTACAACCTCCTACCAAAAAGCCCTTCCTCTACAACCTTATGTCACGTTCAGCTACTAGTCCTGTTGCTGGCAGAGGGTGGCAACTTCGTTCAGTTGCTCAATGA
- the KIF20A gene encoding kinesin-like protein KIF20A isoform X2, with protein MEQSAASPRLFSDDDGVAASPVLESTATGFATDVHRNLLSEFSAISPNLEGSQQAVTEDSNEKLKVYLRVRPLKPIEVEKREDQGCVCIENSETLFLKAPKDSFNMRSTERGIGQAMHRFSFTKIFGPDVGQKLFFDATMKQIIKDVLNGQNWLVYTYGITNSGKTHTIQGTNKDGGILPRSLAVIFNSVGDQLYQAMDVKPSLSNEVILLNSTQVRQEENKKQTVLRGGLREEELLMSQKRRPTTESRLQATTGCSFDSGVAGLSSSSQLANHSDTSQQEEPGPRWADSDCVSLTDAGDVQFSIWVSFFEIYNELIYDLLEPALPSRTRKRQTLRLCEDQTGSPYVKDLNWINVQDADEAWKLLKLGRKNQSFASTHMNHNSSRSHSVFSIRILHLQRGGTGIVKISELSLCDLAGSERCKDLKSGDRMKEANNINTSLHTLGRCIAALRQNQQSKMKHTVVPFRDSKLTRVFQGFFTGRGHSCMIVNINQCASTYDETLHVAKFSAIASQLVQTPPTKLGIPSIQSIMKEHKRRTSQGSEATAAAAEVVSEGGSDDEADASMYDKEHLLHVAEAVRLLLVQERYEKLQLEARLREEICDEMLERMQKKEQWWSEHMDTQIELLEELYEDKLSTLKESLSDYYQEKIQERDETIEELQAALQEAKQKLESLNTKQKNSGQGLRRSKRVATSCALQQELEDTKARHEQCQMELNAVRAELCKYQKLMQPPPSARPITVDVDRKLEDGQKNIRLLRSELQKLGVCLQSAGRACCHTTSAGKLREALCMCDDILAKQDQTLAELHNNMMLVKLDLRKKTTCIAEQYHTVQKLQAPTPSSIKKRFCTNRENLQPPTKKPFLYNLMSRSATSPVAGRGWQLRSVAQ; from the exons ATGGAGCAATCAGCTGCCTCCCCTCGGCTGTTCTCTGATGATGACGGTGTTGCAGCCTCCCCTGTTCTTGAATCTACAGCGACAGGGTTTGCGACTGATGTGCACAGGAACCTGCTGTCGGAGTTCTCTGCCATCTCGCCAAATCTGGAGGGTTCCCAGCAG GCTGTAACAGAAgacagtaatgaaaaattaaaggtcTATCTGAGAGTTCGACCTCTGAAACCTATAGAggtggaaaaaagagaagaccaG GGCTGTGTCTGCATTGAGAATTCGGAGACACTTTTTCTAAAAGCCCCTAAAGACTCCTTCAACATGCGGAGCACAGAACGTGGAATAGGACAAGCGATGCACAGATTCTCTTTCACCAAG ATCTTTGGACCAGATGTGGGGCAGAAATTGTTCTTTGATGCGACAATGAAGCAGATCATAAAGGATGTCCTGAATGGGCAGAACTGGCTGGTTTACACCTATGGCATCACCAATTCAGGGAAGACTCACACTATTCAGG GCACCAACAAAGATGGGGGGATTCTGCCTCGCTCCTTAGCAGTCATCTTCAACAGTGTGGGGGACCAGCTGTACCAAGCCATGGATGTGAAGCCTTCCCTCTCCAATGAGGTGATCTTGCTGAACAGCACGCAGGTGCGGCAGGAGGAGAACAAGAAGCAGACCGTGCTGCGGGGGGGTCTGCGTGAG GAGGAGCTGTTAATGTCACAGAAGAGGCGTCCCACTACTGAATCTCGGCTCCAGGCCACCACTGGTTGCAGTTTTGACAGTGGAGTTGCTGGCCTCTCTTCATCTAGCCAACTCGCCAACCATTCGGACACCAGCCAGCAAGAAG AACCAGGCCCTCGCTGGGCTGACTCGGATTGTGTTTCACTCACCGACGCAGGAGATGTGCAGTTCTCCATCTGGGTCTCCTTTTTTGAGATTTACAATGAGTTAATCTATGACTTGTTAGAACCGGCTTTACCTAGCCGGACCCGCAAGAGGCAGACACTGCGGCTCTGTGAAGACCAGACTGGCAGCCCCTATGTGAAAG ATCTGAACTGGATCAATGTCCAGGATGCTGATGAGGCCTGGAAGCTCCTGAAACTGGGTCGGAAAAACCAGAGTTTTGCTAGCACCCACATGAACCACAACTCCAGTCGCAG TCACAGTGTCTTCTCCATTCGGATTCTACACTTGCAAAGAGGTGGCACTGGAATTGTTAAAATCAGCGA gtTATCCTTGTGTGACCTTGCGGGGTCAGAACGCTGCAAAGACCTGAAAAGCGGGGACCGAATGAAAGAGGCAAACAACATCAATACCTCCCTCCACACGCTGGGTCGCTGCATTGCTGCCCTCCGCCAGAACCAGCAGTCCAA AATGAAGCACACCGTGGTTCCCTTCCGGGACAGCAAGCTAACCCGTGTGTTCCAAGGTTTCTTCACTGGACGTGGGCACTCTTGTATGATTGTTAACATTAATCAGTGTGCATCTACATATGATGAAACGCTCCATGTAGCCAAGTTCTCAGCCATTGCCAGCCAG CTTGTTCAGACACCTCCCACGAAGCTGGGCATTCCATCCATCCAGTCAATCATGAAAGAGCACAAGAGGCGAACCAGCCAGGGTTcagaggcaacagcagcagcagcagaagtggtaTCGGAAGGAGGCAGTGATGATGAAGCAGATGCCTCCATGTATGACAAAGAG CACTTGTTGCATGTAGCAGAAGCTGTACGATTACTGCTGGTGCAAGAGCGGTACGAGAAGCTGCAACTAGAAGCGCGCCTCCGTGAGGAGATCTGCGATGAGATGCTGGAGCGCATGCAAAAAAAGGAGCAATGGTGGAG CGAACATATGGATACTCAGAttgagctgctggaggaacTGTATGAGGATAAACTGAGTACCCTGAAGGAGTCGCTGAGTGACTATTACCAGGAGAAGATCCAG GAACGTGATGAGACGATTGAGGAGCTCCAAGCTGCTCTACaggaggcaaaacaaaaattggAAAGCTTGAATACTAAGCAAAAGAACTCGGGGCAAGGCTTGCGTCGATCAAAGCGAGTGGCTACCTCATGCGCTCTGCAACAGGAGCTGGAAGATACTAAGGCTAGACACGAGCAATGCCAAATGGAGTTAAATGCTGTAAGAGCAG AGTTGTGCAAGTACCAGAAATTAATGCAGCCACCTCCCTCTGCCAGACCCATTACCGTGGATGTAGACAGGAAGCTGGAGGATGGACAGAAG aacaTCAGACTGCTGCGTTCAGAATTACAAAAACTTGGAGTGTGTCTTCAGTCTGCAGGGAGAGCATGCTGCCACACTACAAGTGCAGGGAAACTTCGAGAAGCCCTTTGTATGTGTGATGACATTCTGGCTAAACAG GACCAGACACTGGCAGAACTGCACAACAACATGATGCTGGTAAAACTAGACCTGCGGAAGAAAACAACTTGCATTGCTGAACAGTACCACACTGTGCAGAAGCTCCAGGCTCCTACACCATCTAGCATAAAGAAACGTTTCTGTACCAACAGGGAAAACCTACAACCTCCTACCAAAAAGCCCTTCCTCTACAACCTTATGTCACGTTCAGCTACTAGTCCTGTTGCTGGCAGAGGGTGGCAACTTCGTTCAGTTGCTCAATGA